In one window of Thermodesulfobacteriota bacterium DNA:
- a CDS encoding YbaB/EbfC family nucleoid-associated protein — protein sequence MSKQLGNLMRQAQKMQEKMAEMQKELASKTVEASSGGGMVTATVNGSQELVALKIDPSVVDPKDIEMLQDLVVAAVSEGLRKSKEMVQEEMGKLTSGLGLNLPGGLF from the coding sequence ATGTCTAAGCAATTGGGCAATCTCATGAGGCAGGCCCAGAAGATGCAGGAAAAGATGGCCGAGATGCAGAAGGAGCTTGCCTCGAAGACGGTCGAAGCCTCAAGCGGCGGCGGCATGGTTACCGCTACGGTAAACGGCAGCCAGGAGCTGGTCGCGCTCAAGATAGACCCTTCCGTTGTGGACCCCAAGGACATCGAAATGCTCCAGGACCTTGTAGTGGCTGCAGTCAGCGAGGGTTTGAGGAAAAGCAAGGAGATGGTCCAGGAGGAGATGGGCAAGCTTACCTCGGGCCTGGGGCTCAACCTTCCGGGCGGACTCTTC
- the dnaX gene encoding DNA polymerase III subunit gamma/tau, whose translation MSSYQVIARKWRPGVFDEVVGQAHVTRTLRNAIASGRIAHAYLFSGPRGVGKTTAARILSKCLNCSGGPTADPCNECPSCRGVALGSSVDVLEIDGASNNSVDNIREISDSVRYVPSEGKYKVYIIDEVHMLSTAAFNALLKTIEEPPPHAVFIFATTEVHKIPATILSRCQRFDFKRIPFRDIQSRLVEIAGREGINFEDKALYLIAREADGSMRDSQSLLEQALAFSGGELREADVAEALGLMARTVLYELSEAVIGKDTGACLNIVEKVYNFGYDFKKALSDLLEHVRDLAVLKATGESALLDLPDSEIERLRAISERVGHERLQMIFTVLSKGYEEVSRSAHPRYALEMALLRAAHLDELEPLGSVMERLESLALRLGPGPGSGSVPSAPKPAAAERSGGPLPWKKEGQNEARPVEKAKAGSASLDEQGEKAGAEKDARPRDKRPECGSGAPGPIEFVSRRKPELQELLKDAALELQDGIVSISAGARTGARLSVNRETLEACLGEFYGRPVSVRINGVAAGALTAAKKDADPVVKDALRILGGRIIEDRRRTNV comes from the coding sequence ATGTCTTCCTACCAGGTAATAGCGAGGAAGTGGCGTCCGGGTGTCTTTGACGAGGTCGTGGGCCAGGCCCATGTCACGAGGACCTTGAGGAACGCCATCGCCTCCGGGAGAATTGCCCATGCGTACCTCTTCTCCGGGCCGAGGGGCGTCGGGAAGACCACCGCGGCCCGAATCCTTTCCAAGTGCCTGAACTGCTCCGGGGGCCCCACGGCGGACCCCTGCAACGAATGCCCGTCCTGCAGGGGCGTTGCGCTCGGCTCGTCAGTCGACGTCCTCGAGATAGACGGCGCCTCCAATAACAGCGTAGACAATATAAGGGAGATATCCGATAGCGTAAGGTACGTGCCGTCCGAGGGCAAGTACAAGGTCTATATCATCGACGAAGTCCACATGCTCTCGACGGCAGCCTTCAACGCGCTACTTAAGACGATCGAGGAGCCGCCGCCCCACGCCGTCTTCATCTTCGCCACCACCGAGGTGCATAAGATTCCCGCGACCATACTTTCGAGATGCCAGCGCTTCGATTTCAAGCGGATACCATTCAGGGACATCCAGTCGCGCCTGGTCGAGATAGCGGGGCGCGAGGGGATAAATTTCGAGGACAAGGCCCTGTATCTAATAGCGAGGGAAGCGGACGGGAGCATGAGGGATTCCCAGAGCCTCCTTGAGCAGGCCCTGGCCTTCTCCGGGGGAGAGCTCAGGGAGGCGGACGTGGCCGAGGCGCTGGGCCTCATGGCCAGGACCGTCCTGTACGAACTCTCCGAGGCGGTCATAGGCAAGGACACCGGCGCGTGTTTGAATATTGTTGAAAAAGTATATAATTTTGGGTATGATTTTAAGAAGGCCCTGAGCGACCTCCTTGAGCATGTGAGGGACCTGGCCGTACTCAAGGCAACCGGGGAAAGCGCTCTCCTCGACCTCCCTGACAGCGAAATCGAGAGGCTCCGGGCGATATCGGAGCGGGTGGGGCACGAGAGGCTCCAGATGATCTTCACGGTCCTCTCGAAGGGCTATGAAGAGGTGTCAAGGTCAGCCCACCCGAGGTATGCGCTCGAGATGGCGCTCCTCAGGGCGGCACACCTTGACGAGCTCGAACCCCTGGGCTCGGTAATGGAAAGGCTTGAGTCGCTGGCATTAAGGCTCGGTCCGGGACCGGGCTCAGGCAGTGTCCCTTCGGCCCCGAAGCCGGCAGCCGCTGAAAGAAGCGGAGGCCCGCTCCCCTGGAAAAAAGAGGGGCAGAACGAAGCAAGGCCGGTTGAGAAGGCGAAGGCCGGGAGCGCTTCCCTGGATGAGCAAGGGGAAAAGGCCGGGGCTGAGAAGGATGCCCGGCCCCGGGATAAGAGACCGGAATGCGGTTCCGGAGCCCCCGGGCCGATCGAGTTCGTAAGCAGGAGAAAGCCGGAGCTCCAGGAGCTTTTGAAAGACGCGGCCCTTGAGCTCCAGGACGGCATAGTAAGCATCAGCGCCGGGGCGAGGACAGGGGCAAGGCTTTCCGTAAACAGGGAAACCCTGGAGGCGTGCCTGGGAGAGTTTTACGGGCGGCCTGTCTCGGTAAGGATAAACGGCGTTGCCGCAGGCGCGCTCACCGCAGCGAAAAAGGATGCAGACCCAGTCGTCAAGGATGCTCTTCGCATCCTCGGCGGTAGGATCATAGAGGACCGGAGGAGGACCAATGTCTAA
- a CDS encoding efflux transporter outer membrane subunit, producing MKAEAKRTLGAVDSGLLTRLKLIGSAALSVLFLSSCAVGPDYVKPEPLVEGKWFSEEVNEAGMREPARDWWTVLGDPQLEKYVNAAAAENKELEAARAAVIRARALRRESAAPFYPTLGANAAAARQRSGGETSSAFSGTLDSSWELDVFGGTRRATEAAGARVEGAEEDRRAVLLSVLAETARNYYAVRGFQKRIAITEKNIGLQERTYRLVDTLFQLGEASAFDLSRARGQLELTQSRLPDLEAEMRAGIFRLSVLLGQPPEALLNEMSAVKPLPTPPDVVPVGLRSDMLRRRPDVRAAERELAASTADIGAATARLYPDFTLTGVVGGSARVLSDLFQSGSAIFSVGSFLRWPIFEGGALRARVKAEGAEADQAEALYEQSVLEALADAETALTRYAQKLHTRNRLQNAVESRRRSVELARALFDSGEEDFLSVLDAERELVNAEDELVRSETDTILNLITLYTALGGGWEAFEEPARAAEE from the coding sequence GTGAAGGCAGAGGCGAAACGGACCTTGGGGGCCGTCGATAGCGGGCTCCTCACCCGGCTAAAGCTTATAGGGTCAGCGGCCTTATCCGTTCTTTTCCTTTCATCCTGCGCGGTCGGGCCGGATTACGTGAAACCAGAGCCGCTCGTGGAGGGCAAATGGTTTTCTGAGGAGGTAAACGAGGCAGGCATGCGGGAGCCGGCCCGGGACTGGTGGACGGTCCTCGGCGACCCCCAGCTCGAGAAGTACGTCAACGCCGCGGCAGCCGAGAATAAAGAGCTTGAGGCCGCCCGTGCGGCAGTCATCCGCGCCCGCGCGCTCCGCCGCGAGTCCGCGGCGCCATTCTATCCGACACTGGGCGCAAACGCCGCAGCGGCGCGCCAGAGGTCCGGGGGAGAGACTTCGAGCGCCTTTTCTGGCACCCTCGATTCCTCGTGGGAGCTGGACGTATTCGGCGGGACGCGGCGCGCTACCGAAGCCGCCGGCGCGCGCGTAGAGGGCGCGGAGGAGGACCGACGCGCTGTCCTCCTTTCCGTCCTCGCCGAGACCGCCCGGAACTACTACGCCGTTCGCGGCTTTCAGAAGCGGATAGCCATCACAGAGAAGAATATCGGGCTGCAGGAGCGCACCTATAGGCTTGTAGACACCCTATTCCAGCTCGGGGAGGCGAGCGCGTTCGACTTAAGCCGCGCGAGGGGGCAGCTCGAGCTTACACAGTCCCGCCTGCCCGACCTCGAGGCCGAGATGAGGGCCGGGATATTCCGCCTCTCGGTCCTCCTCGGGCAGCCGCCCGAGGCGCTCCTCAATGAGATGAGCGCCGTAAAGCCGCTCCCAACGCCTCCTGACGTGGTTCCCGTGGGGCTTCGCTCCGACATGCTCCGCCGCCGGCCCGATGTGCGCGCGGCCGAGCGGGAGCTGGCGGCCTCGACAGCCGATATCGGCGCCGCGACAGCCCGCCTCTACCCGGATTTCACCCTGACGGGCGTGGTCGGCGGTAGCGCAAGGGTACTAAGCGACCTCTTCCAGTCCGGGAGCGCCATCTTCTCCGTCGGGTCGTTCCTCAGGTGGCCGATATTCGAAGGCGGCGCTCTACGCGCCCGCGTAAAGGCCGAAGGGGCCGAGGCGGATCAGGCAGAGGCGCTCTATGAGCAGAGCGTACTTGAGGCGCTGGCCGACGCCGAGACCGCGCTCACCCGCTACGCCCAGAAGCTCCATACGCGAAACCGCCTGCAAAACGCGGTCGAGAGCCGCCGGCGTTCCGTAGAGCTTGCGCGCGCTCTTTTCGACTCGGGCGAAGAAGATTTCCTCTCGGTGCTGGATGCCGAGCGGGAGCTCGTGAACGCTGAGGACGAACTGGTGCGGAGCGAAACCGATACGATACTCAACCTCATAACGCTCTATACCGCTCTCGGCGGAGGATGGGAGGCCTTCGAAGAGCCGGCTAGAGCGGCTGAAGAATAA
- a CDS encoding efflux RND transporter permease subunit, which translates to MKLSDISVTRPVFASVLSLLLIIFGVVSFTQLPLREYPDIDPPVVSIDTSYPGASANVVETRITQVIEDSIAGVEGIQFISSTSSDGRSRISVEFTTERDIDDAANDIRDRVSGVLDRMPSEADPPEIEKADSSDDVILWLSLTSDSMSVIELTDYAQRYLVDRFSILPGVARVRVGGGLDYAMRIWLDRTKMAARNITVEDIESALRTENIELPAGSIESLERQFTARAERAYRTEDDFRKLVLRRDAGSDYLVRLGDVARVEKAAVEDRIIFRGNGQPRVGIGVIKQSKGNTIAVAKAAIAQAERVSGTLPEGMKLEPAYDTSVFIQNAIDEVYKTLAIAVGLVVLVIYLFIGSGRAMLIPAVTIPVSLVSSFAALLVMGFSINLLTLLALVLAIGLVVDDAIVVLENISRRIEEGETPLVAAFHGTRQVGFAVVATSVVLIAVFVPIAFLQGDLGRLFSEFALTMAAAVFFSTLVALTLSAMLASKLLKRTGRSSLSALVDRAFLRMRGGYMRMLGFCLDRPLVVIAAFFVLLGAAGLLFKSIPSEYAPKEDRGAFFVMVNGPEGSSHGYMREYIDEIEKRLMKFVEAGEIKIQLVRSPRGFGTLSRFNDGMVIAVLTPWEERRSAWEIMSDVQESLSDLTGVRAFPVMRQGFGGGTQKPVQFVIGGGTYEELARWRDLIVEKVDADNPGFVGLDSDYKETKPQLGISVNRDRAADLGISATAAVRTLESMLGGRRVTTFIEDGEEYDVIIEGERDRQRTPTDMQNIYVRSATTGRMIPLSNIIGVNEFADSSSLNRYNRVRAITLDANLAEGYALGDALAHLERLVREDLPETAVIDYKGQSLDFKGSGSSMMFIFVMGICIVFLVLAAQFESYVHPLVIMTTVPLAMTGALAGLYFLGGTLNIYTQVGLIMLVGLAAKNGILIVEFINQLRDQGMEFRKAVLEASSIRLRPIIMTGVTTAAGSMPLILASGAGSETRAAIGVVVLLGVLSATVFTVIVVPVAYSLLARKTGSPGDVRRALEEEMDRFHLREADK; encoded by the coding sequence ATGAAGCTTTCAGATATTTCCGTAACGCGCCCCGTATTCGCCTCGGTCCTTTCGCTCCTCCTCATAATCTTCGGGGTCGTCTCTTTTACCCAGCTCCCTCTTCGCGAATACCCGGACATCGACCCGCCCGTGGTCTCGATCGACACGTCCTACCCGGGGGCCTCCGCGAACGTCGTCGAAACCCGCATAACGCAGGTGATCGAGGACAGCATCGCCGGGGTCGAGGGCATACAGTTCATATCCTCGACGAGCAGCGACGGCCGTTCTCGCATCTCCGTCGAGTTCACTACCGAGCGCGACATCGACGACGCGGCAAACGACATCCGCGACCGTGTGTCCGGCGTCCTCGACAGGATGCCTTCCGAGGCCGACCCGCCCGAGATAGAGAAAGCGGATTCGAGCGACGACGTCATACTGTGGCTGAGCCTCACGAGCGACAGTATGAGCGTAATAGAGCTTACCGACTACGCGCAGCGCTACCTTGTGGACAGGTTCTCCATACTTCCGGGTGTTGCGCGCGTGAGGGTCGGCGGCGGCCTCGACTACGCCATGCGCATATGGCTCGACCGCACCAAGATGGCGGCCCGGAACATAACGGTCGAGGACATCGAGTCGGCCCTCAGGACCGAGAATATCGAGCTCCCGGCCGGCTCTATCGAGTCGCTCGAGCGCCAGTTCACCGCGCGCGCGGAGCGCGCATACAGGACCGAGGACGATTTCCGGAAGCTCGTCTTGAGGCGGGACGCCGGGAGCGACTACCTCGTAAGGCTCGGAGACGTGGCGCGCGTTGAAAAGGCGGCTGTGGAGGACCGCATAATATTCCGCGGGAATGGCCAGCCCAGGGTCGGGATAGGCGTCATAAAGCAGTCTAAGGGTAACACGATAGCGGTAGCGAAGGCTGCCATAGCCCAGGCCGAGCGCGTCTCCGGCACGCTGCCCGAAGGCATGAAGCTCGAGCCCGCCTACGACACCTCGGTATTCATCCAGAACGCGATAGACGAGGTCTACAAGACCCTGGCCATAGCCGTGGGTCTCGTCGTGCTGGTCATCTATCTCTTCATCGGGAGCGGGCGGGCGATGCTGATACCCGCGGTTACGATCCCGGTCTCGCTGGTATCGAGCTTCGCCGCGCTCCTGGTGATGGGTTTTTCCATAAACCTCCTTACGCTCCTGGCGCTTGTCCTCGCCATAGGGCTCGTGGTCGACGACGCCATAGTGGTCCTCGAGAACATCTCGCGGCGCATCGAGGAGGGGGAGACCCCGCTCGTAGCCGCGTTCCACGGCACGCGCCAGGTGGGGTTCGCGGTCGTCGCGACCTCGGTCGTCCTGATCGCGGTCTTTGTGCCCATCGCCTTCCTGCAGGGCGATCTCGGGCGGCTCTTTTCCGAGTTCGCGCTTACCATGGCAGCCGCCGTCTTCTTCTCGACCCTCGTCGCGCTCACGCTCTCGGCCATGCTCGCCTCCAAGCTCCTTAAGAGGACCGGGCGGAGCTCTTTGAGCGCGCTTGTCGACCGCGCATTCCTCCGGATGCGCGGCGGCTACATGAGGATGCTCGGCTTCTGCCTGGACAGGCCGCTGGTCGTCATAGCAGCGTTTTTCGTCCTCCTCGGGGCGGCAGGGCTTTTATTCAAGAGCATACCGTCCGAATACGCGCCCAAGGAGGACCGGGGCGCGTTCTTCGTGATGGTGAACGGGCCGGAGGGCTCTTCTCACGGCTACATGAGAGAGTACATCGACGAGATAGAAAAGCGCCTTATGAAGTTCGTGGAGGCGGGCGAGATAAAGATACAGCTTGTGCGTTCTCCCCGAGGCTTCGGCACCCTTTCGCGCTTTAACGACGGCATGGTCATAGCCGTCCTTACGCCGTGGGAGGAGCGCCGCTCGGCCTGGGAGATCATGTCTGACGTGCAGGAAAGCCTGTCGGACCTTACGGGCGTGCGCGCCTTCCCGGTCATGAGGCAGGGCTTCGGGGGCGGCACCCAGAAGCCCGTGCAGTTCGTAATCGGCGGCGGCACATACGAGGAGCTGGCACGCTGGCGCGACCTTATCGTTGAAAAAGTGGACGCCGACAACCCGGGCTTCGTGGGCCTCGATTCCGACTACAAGGAGACGAAGCCGCAGCTGGGAATTTCCGTAAACCGCGACCGGGCCGCCGACCTGGGCATAAGCGCGACTGCCGCGGTAAGGACGCTGGAGTCCATGCTCGGGGGCAGGCGCGTCACCACCTTCATCGAGGACGGCGAGGAATACGACGTCATCATCGAGGGCGAGCGCGACAGGCAGCGCACCCCGACGGACATGCAGAACATCTACGTGCGCTCCGCCACCACGGGCCGCATGATTCCGCTATCAAACATAATTGGCGTCAACGAGTTCGCTGACTCGAGCTCGCTCAACCGCTATAACCGCGTAAGGGCCATCACGCTCGACGCCAACCTGGCCGAGGGCTACGCGCTAGGCGACGCGCTCGCCCACCTTGAGAGGCTTGTGCGCGAGGACCTGCCCGAGACGGCCGTAATCGACTACAAGGGCCAGTCGCTCGATTTCAAGGGCAGCGGTTCTTCCATGATGTTCATCTTCGTGATGGGCATATGCATCGTTTTCCTGGTGCTGGCCGCCCAGTTCGAAAGCTACGTCCACCCGCTCGTCATAATGACCACCGTGCCGCTAGCGATGACTGGAGCGCTCGCGGGGCTTTATTTCCTGGGCGGCACCCTCAACATCTATACGCAGGTCGGTCTCATAATGCTCGTGGGCCTCGCCGCAAAGAACGGCATCCTGATAGTCGAGTTCATAAACCAGCTCCGGGACCAGGGCATGGAGTTCCGAAAGGCGGTCCTCGAGGCCTCCTCCATCCGCCTTCGCCCCATTATCATGACCGGCGTGACCACGGCCGCCGGCTCGATGCCGCTCATACTCGCCTCGGGCGCGGGCTCGGAGACCAGGGCCGCGATTGGAGTGGTCGTCCTCCTCGGCGTCCTTTCGGCGACGGTCTTCACGGTTATAGTCGTGCCGGTGGCTTATAGCCTCCTCGCCAGAAAGACCGGCTCCCCCGGCGACGTAAGGCGCGCGCTCGAAGAAGAGATGGACAGGTTCCACCTCCGGGAGGCCGACAAGTGA
- a CDS encoding efflux RND transporter periplasmic adaptor subunit codes for MNRAGKPAAKSIRTLLILLFFSLSSMLTAGGAHAASVGKAAPSGLPVIVAPVQKTDFADMVEALGTTRANETVTITAVVAGPVTEIKFEDGGRVSKGDVLLTLEKSEEEANLKAARALLEERTASYRRAQGLEKQQALSTATLKERQALLRQIEGEIEAIQSRINDRIIRAPFDGILGLRNVSPGALVRPGDAITTLDDLSRIKVDFDVPSVFLNDIRQGLRVEGRVEAFGDNVFRGEVSTVGTQVDPVTRTVRVRAILPNPDGVLRPGLLMSIVLFKNPRQALLVPEKALIQRESKFFVFAEASKDGKPIAVQKQVTIGSRVPGRVEITSGLKEGERVIVHGLMQVRNGQEISVRAVDEGGQSLDELLKQRKP; via the coding sequence ATGAACCGCGCGGGTAAACCAGCCGCTAAAAGCATCCGCACCCTTCTTATCCTTCTTTTCTTTTCCCTCTCATCCATGCTGACAGCGGGCGGCGCGCATGCGGCATCCGTCGGGAAAGCCGCGCCATCCGGGCTCCCGGTCATCGTGGCCCCGGTCCAGAAAACTGATTTCGCGGACATGGTCGAGGCCCTGGGCACGACCAGGGCCAACGAGACGGTCACTATAACCGCGGTCGTGGCAGGGCCGGTTACGGAGATAAAATTCGAGGACGGTGGGCGCGTCTCAAAGGGAGATGTGCTCCTTACGTTGGAAAAGAGCGAGGAGGAGGCCAACCTAAAGGCCGCCAGGGCGCTCCTCGAAGAGCGCACGGCCTCGTACAGGCGCGCCCAGGGCCTTGAGAAGCAGCAGGCCCTGTCCACAGCGACTCTCAAGGAGCGCCAGGCGCTCCTTCGCCAGATAGAGGGCGAGATAGAGGCCATACAGTCACGCATAAACGACCGTATCATAAGGGCCCCCTTTGACGGCATCTTGGGGCTCCGTAACGTAAGCCCTGGAGCGCTCGTCAGGCCTGGCGACGCGATAACGACCCTCGACGACCTGAGCCGGATAAAGGTCGACTTCGACGTGCCTTCCGTGTTTTTGAATGACATCCGCCAGGGCCTCCGCGTCGAGGGCCGGGTCGAGGCGTTCGGGGACAATGTCTTCAGGGGCGAGGTGAGCACCGTTGGCACGCAGGTCGACCCGGTCACTCGCACAGTGCGGGTGAGGGCCATCCTTCCCAACCCCGACGGGGTCTTGAGGCCCGGCCTCCTCATGAGCATCGTGCTTTTCAAGAACCCCCGCCAGGCGCTCCTCGTGCCGGAAAAGGCGCTGATCCAGAGGGAGAGCAAGTTCTTCGTGTTCGCGGAGGCTTCCAAGGACGGCAAGCCAATTGCCGTGCAGAAGCAGGTCACTATCGGCAGCCGCGTCCCCGGCAGGGTGGAGATAACATCGGGCCTCAAGGAGGGCGAGCGCGTCATCGTCCACGGCCTCATGCAGGTGCGTAACGGCCAGGAGATAAGCGTCCGCGCCGTCGACGAAGGCGGCCAGTCCCTTGACGAACTCTTGAAGCAGCGCAAACCGTAG